In Thioalkalivibrio paradoxus ARh 1, the following are encoded in one genomic region:
- a CDS encoding DUF1499 domain-containing protein, with translation MPVSIAPVAGANRVTRGAAFWRVALMAGSRIAFLVALAAVLLLLVSGPGTRLGLWEFPTGFLMMRWSVYLGLAALALTVVHMLVPGLRRRGAGWRAGALVLGLAAVYIPWQALEKAREVPPIHDITTDTQNPPAFVAILPRRADAPNPATYPGEDVARQQREAYPDIRSLQLELPPERAFAVALDTAGSMRWEIVAADPAEGLIEAVATTFWYGFRDDVVVRIRPDELGSRVDVRSASRVGRSDAGTNARRIRSFLERLQQAVE, from the coding sequence GTGCCGGTGTCCATCGCTCCGGTGGCGGGCGCGAACCGCGTTACGCGGGGCGCAGCGTTCTGGCGGGTCGCGCTGATGGCCGGGTCGCGGATCGCCTTTCTGGTCGCCCTGGCGGCAGTATTGTTGCTGCTGGTCTCGGGTCCAGGCACGCGCCTTGGCCTGTGGGAGTTCCCGACCGGTTTCCTGATGATGCGCTGGTCGGTGTACCTCGGGCTGGCCGCGCTGGCCTTGACGGTGGTCCATATGCTGGTACCCGGCCTGCGCAGGCGCGGCGCAGGCTGGCGGGCCGGGGCCCTGGTGCTCGGTCTCGCTGCCGTCTACATCCCCTGGCAGGCCTTGGAGAAAGCGCGCGAGGTGCCGCCGATTCACGACATCACCACCGATACGCAGAACCCTCCCGCTTTCGTCGCGATCCTGCCGCGGCGCGCGGATGCGCCGAATCCCGCCACCTACCCGGGCGAGGACGTGGCGCGCCAGCAGCGGGAAGCCTACCCGGATATCCGCAGTCTGCAACTCGAACTGCCGCCTGAGCGCGCGTTCGCGGTCGCACTCGACACTGCCGGATCGATGCGCTGGGAGATCGTTGCCGCGGATCCTGCCGAGGGTCTTATCGAGGCCGTTGCCACCACGTTCTGGTACGGGTTCCGGGATGACGTGGTGGTACGGATCCGGCCCGATGAACTCGGCAGCCGGGTGGACGTGCGCTCGGCATCGCGCGTCGGGCGCAGCGATGCCGGGACGAATGCTCGCCGCATCCGGTCGTTTCTGGAACGCCTGCAACAGGCAGTCGAGTAG